In Synechococcus sp. UW69, the following are encoded in one genomic region:
- a CDS encoding glycosyltransferase — protein sequence MNSNQVLFLHTNYPAQFRFILKEYLALNWDVYFASHTQKNKPLSSINYIKLHSPKRKGSKIDHQQNISIACFYNLLAEKRKGLNPRRIYVHTGWGLGQFLRDLFPNSKIIAYNEWWFNLNSHDYQFDCTNQYINHTLENRLHSVLRNQSFSLELQRADAIVSPTLWQKKQLPLSLQSKCHVIFDGIDCNMFTSGKPIINDKSLLSSLDKSKSILTYATRGLEPYRGFPEFVSASALFLKKNIDWQVVIAGKDHVNYFKSKNAPTEGFGAFALEQYKEANVSDRVKLLGTLPFIEYRNLLQLSDLHCYFTRPFVLSWSLLESALVGCPLFASKTSPVIEFLNNDKYTNFVDHTMDSELLAEELNGAALKVKRSYPSKDTISKYRMNNLLNRVERSTCISKHMKLADSID from the coding sequence ATGAATAGCAATCAAGTACTTTTTCTCCACACCAATTATCCTGCACAATTCAGGTTTATTCTTAAGGAATACTTGGCCTTGAATTGGGATGTATACTTTGCATCTCATACTCAAAAAAATAAACCTCTATCATCCATTAATTATATCAAGCTACATTCTCCCAAAAGGAAAGGATCAAAAATTGATCATCAACAGAATATTTCAATTGCATGCTTTTACAATCTTTTAGCAGAGAAGCGCAAAGGATTAAATCCTCGTAGAATTTACGTTCATACGGGCTGGGGACTTGGTCAATTTCTTAGAGATCTATTCCCAAATTCTAAAATTATCGCCTACAATGAGTGGTGGTTTAATTTGAATTCTCATGATTATCAATTTGACTGTACTAATCAATATATAAATCATACTCTTGAAAATCGTTTACATAGTGTGCTGAGAAATCAGTCTTTCTCATTAGAATTACAACGTGCTGATGCCATTGTTTCCCCAACTTTATGGCAAAAAAAACAGCTTCCACTGTCATTACAAAGTAAATGCCACGTAATATTTGATGGCATTGATTGTAATATGTTTACTAGTGGTAAGCCAATAATTAATGATAAGAGCCTCTTGTCATCTTTGGATAAATCTAAATCCATATTAACTTATGCCACTAGAGGTTTAGAGCCGTATAGAGGTTTTCCTGAATTCGTCAGTGCTTCAGCTCTTTTTCTGAAAAAAAATATTGATTGGCAAGTGGTGATAGCTGGGAAAGATCATGTAAATTATTTTAAAAGTAAAAATGCTCCCACTGAAGGGTTTGGTGCCTTTGCGCTTGAGCAATACAAAGAAGCCAATGTTAGCGACCGTGTCAAACTATTGGGTACATTGCCGTTTATAGAGTACCGTAACTTGCTTCAGTTAAGCGATTTGCACTGTTACTTTACGCGTCCATTTGTTTTGAGTTGGAGTTTATTAGAGTCAGCATTAGTTGGTTGCCCACTATTTGCCTCAAAAACTTCTCCAGTTATTGAATTTCTAAATAATGATAAATATACAAATTTTGTAGATCATACAATGGATTCTGAATTGCTTGCTGAAGAACTAAATGGAGCGGCACTAAAAGTTAAGAGAAGTTATCCGTCAAAAGACACGATTTCTAAGTATAGAATGAATAACCTTTTAAATCGCGTCGAACGTTCTACATGTATATCTAAGCATATGAAGCTAGCTGACTCTATCGATTGA
- a CDS encoding methyltransferase domain-containing protein: MPSNTISEEQKRLNQELHATRPDFGSRGGAGNKSIIQIISRYQELKQITSVLDYGTGKGAFPKNLKKALPDLKVGAYDPAVEKFSKKPKQAFDLVTCFDVLEHVERPSVSSVLEEIKSFSTKVIYLQIDLQPAVKRLSSGRNAHIMLAPHDWWVSQVSSIFTVQGSYPIYHESGALQKIGIVACHNHKYSAIVWSMLSKISKFPFYTKGGYLTVK; encoded by the coding sequence ATGCCCTCAAACACTATTTCCGAAGAACAAAAACGTCTCAACCAAGAACTACATGCAACCCGTCCAGATTTCGGAAGCCGGGGCGGGGCTGGTAACAAATCTATTATACAAATCATATCTAGGTATCAGGAACTGAAGCAGATCACTAGTGTTCTTGATTACGGGACAGGAAAAGGTGCCTTCCCAAAAAATCTTAAAAAAGCTTTGCCAGACTTAAAGGTTGGGGCTTATGATCCTGCAGTTGAGAAGTTCTCTAAAAAACCTAAGCAAGCTTTTGATTTAGTAACTTGTTTTGATGTGTTAGAACATGTTGAACGCCCATCAGTTTCATCTGTATTGGAAGAGATAAAAAGTTTTTCCACGAAAGTAATTTATCTGCAAATTGACTTACAACCTGCTGTTAAACGTCTTTCCTCGGGCAGAAACGCACATATCATGCTTGCGCCACACGATTGGTGGGTAAGTCAAGTTTCTTCGATATTTACTGTGCAAGGAAGTTATCCTATCTATCATGAATCAGGCGCATTACAAAAAATCGGAATAGTCGCTTGCCACAATCATAAATATTCTGCAATCGTTTGGTCTATGCTATCAAAAATCAGTAAATTTCCATTCTATACAAAGGGTGGCTATCTAACTGTTAAATAA
- a CDS encoding lipopolysaccharide assembly protein LapB: protein MTKQFDVSQIKQEQLSEIQTRAESLLQSGKLQAAIDELNRASEDLSEYPNLYRLKAYACLLLGENAEARLIFEQIEGSFGDDPEFLNVFGVALRRERNLSKAKEVYERGLEIKPEEPALLSNYANLLIDMGQFTQARAALEKALTLSPGHKDAIQNMNRLSNSIGDLKQDALNSSHRKSTPDDSNFERISTINKSDPQAAADWLNLAATTQREKNFNESLIFARKALEAQPDMAAAYKLAGELLIAQDNFEDAEKLFLYGLILGDQDTSTLSNLGAILARKRNGPLARIFLMKALQINKKHQASYRNLELVDKMESQPNHKPEPIF, encoded by the coding sequence ATGACAAAGCAGTTCGACGTGTCTCAAATTAAGCAGGAACAACTAAGTGAGATTCAAACCCGAGCGGAATCTCTTCTTCAGTCAGGGAAGCTGCAAGCTGCCATCGACGAGTTAAATAGGGCTAGCGAAGATCTCTCAGAATATCCTAATTTATATAGGCTGAAAGCCTATGCCTGTCTTCTTTTAGGTGAAAATGCGGAAGCCAGATTAATTTTCGAACAAATTGAAGGAAGTTTTGGAGATGATCCTGAATTCCTCAATGTCTTTGGAGTAGCATTAAGGAGAGAGAGAAATCTGTCGAAAGCCAAAGAAGTTTATGAAAGAGGTCTGGAAATTAAACCTGAGGAGCCTGCGCTCCTCAGTAATTATGCAAATCTATTAATTGATATGGGGCAATTTACTCAAGCCAGAGCGGCACTAGAGAAAGCTTTGACTTTAAGCCCGGGTCACAAAGATGCTATTCAAAACATGAATAGACTGAGCAACAGTATTGGAGACTTAAAGCAAGACGCACTAAATTCTTCACATCGTAAATCAACCCCCGATGATTCAAATTTCGAGAGAATTAGTACAATTAATAAATCTGATCCACAAGCTGCTGCAGATTGGCTTAATTTAGCAGCAACTACACAAAGAGAAAAGAATTTCAATGAGTCTTTGATTTTTGCTCGAAAAGCTCTTGAAGCACAGCCAGATATGGCTGCAGCATATAAGTTAGCGGGAGAATTGTTAATTGCTCAAGACAATTTTGAAGATGCAGAAAAGCTTTTTCTGTACGGTCTAATTTTAGGCGATCAGGATACTAGTACTTTATCAAACCTAGGAGCTATCCTAGCAAGAAAAAGAAACGGGCCTTTGGCTAGGATATTTCTAATGAAAGCCTTACAGATAAATAAAAAGCATCAAGCTTCTTATAGAAATCTTGAATTAGTCGATAAAATGGAGTCACAGCCTAATCACAAGCCTGAACCTATTTTTTAA
- a CDS encoding tetratricopeptide repeat protein translates to MAKTKNLDFKSAYKVAIKAHTTEDYKLALEKYRAIIAHFDAPPAEIFGNYGAVLREKQRPEEAAAIYRRGLSLHPNSIILKRNYGNLLSEEGHYTKALGLYIEAENLLTENAKPGKREAIQRQQAQALSDVGHYKLALKILEPIRNAQPNDTNLTLGMADLHLQIGDIEKARDLCAIDCNASELDLNQTYMFSNLLLSLGEFNKALEIFDEATLVHRKNPQDLDSNTRQKYDNTCWNFALMLLRQGLLERGWQLYEHGRRVPNGRGGMQRTVFKSISSKFIPEWDGSPLQGKKLLINGEQGIGDVMMFGMLISPLLEEAKAIGITTYDRLNSIFRRSFPKCKIYDIKDIKKGNINKDDWDYQVAIGSLPMLRHDSLQKYEDLKPYLKVDHDQQREFQNRYESIKRDGQILCGFSWKGGGNAKQKKTKSLSLEEFLPLFRLPNIRWISLQYGDVREEIDAFNQKHSLELLNPLDVDPLKDMDRWSSLVSCCDYVVSAANTTIHGAGCLGIPTTVILATNPDWRWLGADDTPCYWYNSVNIVRQIEMGDWVKPVNDACERLANWAARPKQ, encoded by the coding sequence ATGGCAAAAACAAAAAATTTGGATTTTAAGTCGGCTTATAAGGTCGCTATAAAAGCTCACACAACTGAAGATTATAAATTAGCTCTAGAGAAATATAGAGCAATTATAGCACACTTCGATGCGCCACCAGCTGAGATTTTTGGAAATTATGGAGCAGTTTTAAGAGAGAAGCAACGCCCTGAAGAGGCTGCCGCCATCTATAGACGTGGTCTAAGCCTTCACCCAAATAGCATTATATTAAAACGAAATTACGGGAATCTTCTCAGTGAGGAGGGGCATTACACCAAGGCACTAGGTTTATACATAGAGGCAGAGAATTTACTAACTGAAAATGCGAAGCCAGGCAAGCGTGAGGCTATACAAAGACAACAAGCACAAGCCTTATCTGACGTCGGGCACTATAAATTAGCACTCAAGATACTTGAGCCAATACGTAATGCCCAGCCAAATGACACCAATTTAACCTTAGGGATGGCAGATCTACATCTGCAGATTGGTGATATCGAAAAAGCACGCGACCTTTGTGCAATTGATTGCAATGCCTCAGAGCTGGATCTAAATCAAACGTATATGTTCTCAAATCTACTTTTATCACTCGGTGAATTCAACAAAGCGCTGGAAATCTTTGACGAGGCGACATTAGTACACCGAAAGAACCCGCAAGATTTAGATTCAAACACCAGGCAAAAATATGATAACACCTGCTGGAATTTTGCACTGATGCTTTTGAGGCAAGGATTGCTTGAACGTGGTTGGCAACTATACGAGCATGGAAGAAGGGTACCCAATGGCAGGGGTGGTATGCAAAGAACAGTATTTAAGTCAATATCATCAAAATTTATTCCTGAGTGGGATGGTTCCCCCCTTCAAGGTAAAAAACTACTTATTAATGGCGAACAGGGGATAGGAGATGTAATGATGTTTGGGATGCTTATATCTCCTTTACTGGAGGAAGCAAAGGCGATTGGAATTACAACTTATGATCGTTTAAATTCTATCTTCAGGAGATCTTTTCCAAAATGCAAAATATATGACATCAAGGATATAAAGAAGGGAAACATTAACAAAGACGATTGGGATTACCAAGTCGCCATCGGAAGTCTACCCATGCTTCGACATGATTCACTTCAGAAATACGAAGACCTTAAACCATATTTGAAAGTCGATCATGATCAACAGCGCGAATTCCAGAATCGATACGAATCAATCAAACGCGATGGCCAGATCCTTTGTGGTTTTAGCTGGAAAGGAGGAGGGAATGCGAAGCAAAAGAAAACGAAATCTTTGAGCCTAGAAGAATTTCTTCCCCTTTTTCGATTACCTAATATCAGATGGATTTCTTTGCAATATGGAGACGTTCGCGAAGAGATTGATGCATTTAATCAAAAACACTCACTTGAGTTACTTAATCCTTTGGATGTTGATCCTTTAAAAGATATGGATAGATGGTCATCTTTGGTTTCATGCTGTGATTATGTTGTCAGCGCAGCAAACACGACCATACATGGTGCAGGGTGCTTGGGCATACCAACCACGGTAATTTTGGCGACCAATCCTGATTGGAGATGGCTTGGCGCTGATGATACACCTTGTTATTGGTATAATTCAGTAAATATAGTTAGGCAGATTGAAATGGGTGATTGGGTAAAACCTGTAAACGACGCCTGCGAAAGGCTAGCAAACTGGGCAGCTAGGCCAAAGCAGTAA